One segment of Calypte anna isolate BGI_N300 chromosome 4A, bCalAnn1_v1.p, whole genome shotgun sequence DNA contains the following:
- the HMGB2 gene encoding high mobility group protein B2, whose amino-acid sequence MGKGDPNKPRGKMSSYAYFVQTCREEHKKKHPDSSVNFAEFSRKCSERWKTMSSKEKGKFEEMAKGDKARYDREMKNYVPPKGEKKGKKKDPNAPKRPPSAFFLFCSEHRPKIKNDHPGLSIGDTAKKLGEMWSEQSAKDKQPYEQKAAKLKEKYEKDIAAYRAKSKSDAGKKGPGRPAGSKKKAEPEEEEEEEEDDDEEEEEDEDEE is encoded by the exons ATGGGCAAGGGCGACCCCAACAAGCCGCGGGGCAAGATGTCCTCCTACGCCTACTTTGTGCAGACTTGCCGTGAGGAGCACAAGAAGAAGCACCCGGACTCGTCCGTCAACTTCGCTGAGTTCTCACGGAAGTGCTCGGAGCGGTGGAAG ACAATGTCCagcaaggaaaaagggaagTTTGAAGAAATGGCTAAAGGAGACAAAGCTCGTTATGACAGGGAGATGAAAAACTATGTTCCTCCCAAAGgtgaaaagaagggaaagaaaaaggaccCCAACGCTCCTAAAAGACCACC ATCAgcattcttccttttctgttctgaaCACCGTCCAAAAATCAAAAATGATCATCCTGGCTTGTCTATTGGAGATACAGCAAAGAAATTAGGTGAAATGTGGTCTGAACAGTCGGCCAAAGATAAACAGCCATATGAACAGAAGGCTGCAAAGCTAAAGGAGAAATATGAAAAG GATATTGCAGCATATCGTGCCAAGAGCAAGAGTGACGCAGGAAAAAAGGGCCCAGGTAGGCCTGCAGGCTCTAAGAAGAAAGCAGAaccagaagaggaggaggaggaggaggaagatgatgatgaagaggaggaagaagatgaggatgaggaaTAG